Proteins found in one Zea mays cultivar B73 chromosome 1, Zm-B73-REFERENCE-NAM-5.0, whole genome shotgun sequence genomic segment:
- the LOC100272265 gene encoding uncharacterized protein LOC100272265, with protein sequence MLPSILLPTSTTTPPLPPRRLPRPRHVLPGRNDRSPTVVPASKPKLVGEKSKGGAEACLPSSSGPYGDPAPPGLGNSKVVKVQSEEAWDLFTDRASNEGWARYRRCPRRHRNLLRGHRRARPVQRPVGLGRELESCLDDWSSHSSSAGNPNIPYVVVSKSSIVTAVCKEILGCYRKLLGIPDLLNQPNMSILKQLLQTLQPTENFDDVLSEFQSSLGPCNVDYLYCGECKMLEDIMDSVSSFSYLLSSDVLITIQSIVNSVVVLLDKSGEPNGKNIHMGCSKAIISFLRKRLGYSAHKLLSADFPSEDVGKGWQSKGDLIQKILQIYLRNSDSTSDLLAEIGRELPKAPNTQLFF encoded by the exons ATGCTCCCTTCCATCCTTCTCCCCACCAGCACAACCACACCCCCTCTCCCCCCTCGCCGCCTCCCCAGACCCCGACACGTCCTCCCCGGCCGCAATGACCGCTCCCCGACCGTGGTCCCCGCTAGCAAACCCAAGCTCGTCGGGGAGAAGAGCAAGGGGGGCGCAGAGGCTTGCCTACCTAGCTCGTCGGGGCCCTATGGAGATCCAGCACCACCGGGGCTGGGCAACTCCAAGGTTGTGAAGGTGCAGAGCGAGGAGGCGTGGGATCTGTTCACCGATCGAGCGAGCAATGAAGGCTGGGCCAGGTATCGGCGATGCCCTCGGCGACATCGAAATCTACTCCGCGGCCACCGGCGAGCCCGTCCTGTTCAGAGACCTGTGGGACTAGGACGAG AATTAGAGAGCTGTTTAGATGACTGGAGTTCACATTCATCTTCTGCTGGCAACCCAAACATACCATATGTGGTTGTCTCCAAGTCATCAATTGTGACTGCTGTATGCAAAGAGATTCTTGGCTGCTACAGGAAG TTACTTGGCATTCCTGATCTGTTGAATCAACCAAACATGTCAATTCTGAAGCAACTTTTGCAGACTTTACAGCCAACTGAAAATTTTGATGATGTTCTTTCTGAGTTCCAATCATCTCTTGGTCCTTGCAATGTTGATTACCTATATTGTGGAGAATGTAAAATGTTGGAGGATATTATGGATTCAG TGTCCTCATTTTCATACCTTTTGTCTTCTGATGTGTTAATTACTATACAATCAATTGTAAATTCTGTTGTTGTGTTGTTGGACAAATCCGGGGAACCAAATGGGAAAAATATACACATGGGATGCTCCAAAGCAATCATTTCCTTTCTGCGAAAGCGTCTTGGATACTCAGCTCATAAGCTGCTCAGTGCTGATTTCCCTAGCGAAGATGTTGGAAAAGGATGGCAGAGTAAA GGTGATCTTATACAGAAGATATTGCAAATATACCTCAGGAATAGTGACTCTACTTCAGATCTACTTGCTGAGATAGGTCGTGAATTGCCTAAG GCACCCAACACACAATTGTTTTTTTAG
- the LOC100272265 gene encoding uncharacterized protein isoform X3: protein MPRFGTPPARNELESCLDDWSSHSSSAGNPNIPYVVVSKSSIVTAVCKEILGCYRKLLGIPDLLNQPNMSILKQLLQTLQPTENFDDVLSEFQSSLGPCNVDYLYCGECKMLEDIMDSVSSFSYLLSSDVLITIQSIVNSVVVLLDKSGEPNGKNIHMGCSKAIISFLRKRLGYSAHKLLSADFPSEDVGKGWQSKGDLIQKILQIYLRNSDSTSDLLAEIGRELPKAPNTQLFF from the exons ATGCCCAGATTTGGGACACCGCCGGCTAGGAACG AATTAGAGAGCTGTTTAGATGACTGGAGTTCACATTCATCTTCTGCTGGCAACCCAAACATACCATATGTGGTTGTCTCCAAGTCATCAATTGTGACTGCTGTATGCAAAGAGATTCTTGGCTGCTACAGGAAG TTACTTGGCATTCCTGATCTGTTGAATCAACCAAACATGTCAATTCTGAAGCAACTTTTGCAGACTTTACAGCCAACTGAAAATTTTGATGATGTTCTTTCTGAGTTCCAATCATCTCTTGGTCCTTGCAATGTTGATTACCTATATTGTGGAGAATGTAAAATGTTGGAGGATATTATGGATTCAG TGTCCTCATTTTCATACCTTTTGTCTTCTGATGTGTTAATTACTATACAATCAATTGTAAATTCTGTTGTTGTGTTGTTGGACAAATCCGGGGAACCAAATGGGAAAAATATACACATGGGATGCTCCAAAGCAATCATTTCCTTTCTGCGAAAGCGTCTTGGATACTCAGCTCATAAGCTGCTCAGTGCTGATTTCCCTAGCGAAGATGTTGGAAAAGGATGGCAGAGTAAA GGTGATCTTATACAGAAGATATTGCAAATATACCTCAGGAATAGTGACTCTACTTCAGATCTACTTGCTGAGATAGGTCGTGAATTGCCTAAG GCACCCAACACACAATTGTTTTTTTAG
- the LOC100272265 gene encoding uncharacterized protein isoform X5, with amino-acid sequence MIKDELESCLDDWSSHSSSAGNPNIPYVVVSKSSIVTAVCKEILGCYRKLLGIPDLLNQPNMSILKQLLQTLQPTENFDDVLSEFQSSLGPCNVDYLYCGECKMLEDIMDSVSSFSYLLSSDVLITIQSIVNSVVVLLDKSGEPNGKNIHMGCSKAIISFLRKRLGYSAHKLLSADFPSEDVGKGWQSKGDLIQKILQIYLRNSDSTSDLLAEIGRELPKAPNTQLFF; translated from the exons ATGATCAAAGATG AATTAGAGAGCTGTTTAGATGACTGGAGTTCACATTCATCTTCTGCTGGCAACCCAAACATACCATATGTGGTTGTCTCCAAGTCATCAATTGTGACTGCTGTATGCAAAGAGATTCTTGGCTGCTACAGGAAG TTACTTGGCATTCCTGATCTGTTGAATCAACCAAACATGTCAATTCTGAAGCAACTTTTGCAGACTTTACAGCCAACTGAAAATTTTGATGATGTTCTTTCTGAGTTCCAATCATCTCTTGGTCCTTGCAATGTTGATTACCTATATTGTGGAGAATGTAAAATGTTGGAGGATATTATGGATTCAG TGTCCTCATTTTCATACCTTTTGTCTTCTGATGTGTTAATTACTATACAATCAATTGTAAATTCTGTTGTTGTGTTGTTGGACAAATCCGGGGAACCAAATGGGAAAAATATACACATGGGATGCTCCAAAGCAATCATTTCCTTTCTGCGAAAGCGTCTTGGATACTCAGCTCATAAGCTGCTCAGTGCTGATTTCCCTAGCGAAGATGTTGGAAAAGGATGGCAGAGTAAA GGTGATCTTATACAGAAGATATTGCAAATATACCTCAGGAATAGTGACTCTACTTCAGATCTACTTGCTGAGATAGGTCGTGAATTGCCTAAG GCACCCAACACACAATTGTTTTTTTAG
- the LOC100272265 gene encoding uncharacterized protein isoform X4, protein MSLLSIGNMISYYSSELESCLDDWSSHSSSAGNPNIPYVVVSKSSIVTAVCKEILGCYRKLLGIPDLLNQPNMSILKQLLQTLQPTENFDDVLSEFQSSLGPCNVDYLYCGECKMLEDIMDSVSSFSYLLSSDVLITIQSIVNSVVVLLDKSGEPNGKNIHMGCSKAIISFLRKRLGYSAHKLLSADFPSEDVGKGWQSKGDLIQKILQIYLRNSDSTSDLLAEIGRELPKAPNTQLFF, encoded by the exons ATGTCCTTGCTTTCGATTGGTAACATGATAAGCTACTACTCTTCAGAATTAGAGAGCTGTTTAGATGACTGGAGTTCACATTCATCTTCTGCTGGCAACCCAAACATACCATATGTGGTTGTCTCCAAGTCATCAATTGTGACTGCTGTATGCAAAGAGATTCTTGGCTGCTACAGGAAG TTACTTGGCATTCCTGATCTGTTGAATCAACCAAACATGTCAATTCTGAAGCAACTTTTGCAGACTTTACAGCCAACTGAAAATTTTGATGATGTTCTTTCTGAGTTCCAATCATCTCTTGGTCCTTGCAATGTTGATTACCTATATTGTGGAGAATGTAAAATGTTGGAGGATATTATGGATTCAG TGTCCTCATTTTCATACCTTTTGTCTTCTGATGTGTTAATTACTATACAATCAATTGTAAATTCTGTTGTTGTGTTGTTGGACAAATCCGGGGAACCAAATGGGAAAAATATACACATGGGATGCTCCAAAGCAATCATTTCCTTTCTGCGAAAGCGTCTTGGATACTCAGCTCATAAGCTGCTCAGTGCTGATTTCCCTAGCGAAGATGTTGGAAAAGGATGGCAGAGTAAA GGTGATCTTATACAGAAGATATTGCAAATATACCTCAGGAATAGTGACTCTACTTCAGATCTACTTGCTGAGATAGGTCGTGAATTGCCTAAG GCACCCAACACACAATTGTTTTTTTAG
- the LOC100272265 gene encoding uncharacterized protein isoform X1, producing the protein MSPLPPSSDTAVALSPSSMLPSILLPTSTTTPPLPPRRLPRPRHVLPGRNDRSPTVVPASKPKLVGEKSKGGAEACLPSSSGPYGDPAPPGLGNSKVVKVQSEEAWDLFTDRASNEGWARYRRCPRRHRNLLRGHRRARPVQRPVGLGRELESCLDDWSSHSSSAGNPNIPYVVVSKSSIVTAVCKEILGCYRKLLGIPDLLNQPNMSILKQLLQTLQPTENFDDVLSEFQSSLGPCNVDYLYCGECKMLEDIMDSVSSFSYLLSSDVLITIQSIVNSVVVLLDKSGEPNGKNIHMGCSKAIISFLRKRLGYSAHKLLSADFPSEDVGKGWQSKGDLIQKILQIYLRNSDSTSDLLAEIGRELPKVGHLFFSSDALELCICHHSALKRTSGIILNPAEE; encoded by the exons ATGTCGCCCCTTCCCCCGAGCTCCGACACAGCCGTCGCCCTGAGCCCGTCATCCATGCTCCCTTCCATCCTTCTCCCCACCAGCACAACCACACCCCCTCTCCCCCCTCGCCGCCTCCCCAGACCCCGACACGTCCTCCCCGGCCGCAATGACCGCTCCCCGACCGTGGTCCCCGCTAGCAAACCCAAGCTCGTCGGGGAGAAGAGCAAGGGGGGCGCAGAGGCTTGCCTACCTAGCTCGTCGGGGCCCTATGGAGATCCAGCACCACCGGGGCTGGGCAACTCCAAGGTTGTGAAGGTGCAGAGCGAGGAGGCGTGGGATCTGTTCACCGATCGAGCGAGCAATGAAGGCTGGGCCAGGTATCGGCGATGCCCTCGGCGACATCGAAATCTACTCCGCGGCCACCGGCGAGCCCGTCCTGTTCAGAGACCTGTGGGACTAGGACGAG AATTAGAGAGCTGTTTAGATGACTGGAGTTCACATTCATCTTCTGCTGGCAACCCAAACATACCATATGTGGTTGTCTCCAAGTCATCAATTGTGACTGCTGTATGCAAAGAGATTCTTGGCTGCTACAGGAAG TTACTTGGCATTCCTGATCTGTTGAATCAACCAAACATGTCAATTCTGAAGCAACTTTTGCAGACTTTACAGCCAACTGAAAATTTTGATGATGTTCTTTCTGAGTTCCAATCATCTCTTGGTCCTTGCAATGTTGATTACCTATATTGTGGAGAATGTAAAATGTTGGAGGATATTATGGATTCAG TGTCCTCATTTTCATACCTTTTGTCTTCTGATGTGTTAATTACTATACAATCAATTGTAAATTCTGTTGTTGTGTTGTTGGACAAATCCGGGGAACCAAATGGGAAAAATATACACATGGGATGCTCCAAAGCAATCATTTCCTTTCTGCGAAAGCGTCTTGGATACTCAGCTCATAAGCTGCTCAGTGCTGATTTCCCTAGCGAAGATGTTGGAAAAGGATGGCAGAGTAAA GGTGATCTTATACAGAAGATATTGCAAATATACCTCAGGAATAGTGACTCTACTTCAGATCTACTTGCTGAGATAGGTCGTGAATTGCCTAAGGTGGGTCATCTCTTCTTCTCGAGTGATGCTCTCGAGTTATGCATATGCCACCACTCTGCCTTAAAAAGAACATCTGGCATCATTCTGAATCCAGCCGAAGAGTGA
- the LOC100272265 gene encoding uncharacterized protein isoform X2 — protein MSPLPPSSDTAVALSPSSMLPSILLPTSTTTPPLPPRRLPRPRHVLPGRNDRSPTVVPASKPKLVGEKSKGGAEACLPSSSGPYGDPAPPGLGNSKVVKVQSEEAWDLFTDRASNEGWARYRRCPRRHRNLLRGHRRARPVQRPVGLGRELESCLDDWSSHSSSAGNPNIPYVVVSKSSIVTAVCKEILGCYRKLLGIPDLLNQPNMSILKQLLQTLQPTENFDDVLSEFQSSLGPCNVDYLYCGECKMLEDIMDSVSSFSYLLSSDVLITIQSIVNSVVVLLDKSGEPNGKNIHMGCSKAIISFLRKRLGYSAHKLLSADFPSEDVGKGWQSKGDLIQKILQIYLRNSDSTSDLLAEIGRELPKLFILGGLE, from the exons ATGTCGCCCCTTCCCCCGAGCTCCGACACAGCCGTCGCCCTGAGCCCGTCATCCATGCTCCCTTCCATCCTTCTCCCCACCAGCACAACCACACCCCCTCTCCCCCCTCGCCGCCTCCCCAGACCCCGACACGTCCTCCCCGGCCGCAATGACCGCTCCCCGACCGTGGTCCCCGCTAGCAAACCCAAGCTCGTCGGGGAGAAGAGCAAGGGGGGCGCAGAGGCTTGCCTACCTAGCTCGTCGGGGCCCTATGGAGATCCAGCACCACCGGGGCTGGGCAACTCCAAGGTTGTGAAGGTGCAGAGCGAGGAGGCGTGGGATCTGTTCACCGATCGAGCGAGCAATGAAGGCTGGGCCAGGTATCGGCGATGCCCTCGGCGACATCGAAATCTACTCCGCGGCCACCGGCGAGCCCGTCCTGTTCAGAGACCTGTGGGACTAGGACGAG AATTAGAGAGCTGTTTAGATGACTGGAGTTCACATTCATCTTCTGCTGGCAACCCAAACATACCATATGTGGTTGTCTCCAAGTCATCAATTGTGACTGCTGTATGCAAAGAGATTCTTGGCTGCTACAGGAAG TTACTTGGCATTCCTGATCTGTTGAATCAACCAAACATGTCAATTCTGAAGCAACTTTTGCAGACTTTACAGCCAACTGAAAATTTTGATGATGTTCTTTCTGAGTTCCAATCATCTCTTGGTCCTTGCAATGTTGATTACCTATATTGTGGAGAATGTAAAATGTTGGAGGATATTATGGATTCAG TGTCCTCATTTTCATACCTTTTGTCTTCTGATGTGTTAATTACTATACAATCAATTGTAAATTCTGTTGTTGTGTTGTTGGACAAATCCGGGGAACCAAATGGGAAAAATATACACATGGGATGCTCCAAAGCAATCATTTCCTTTCTGCGAAAGCGTCTTGGATACTCAGCTCATAAGCTGCTCAGTGCTGATTTCCCTAGCGAAGATGTTGGAAAAGGATGGCAGAGTAAA GGTGATCTTATACAGAAGATATTGCAAATATACCTCAGGAATAGTGACTCTACTTCAGATCTACTTGCTGAGATAGGTCGTGAATTGCCTAAG